GGAAGAGCCATGATGATAGGGAGAGAAATTCCAAGTCGCCACCTTGCACAACTCAGCAGAATGTCACCACTGAATCAATGGGTGACATAACCGCACAACCAGCAGCAACAAACATTGGTGTTGTAGGTGTGAGGACTTCAAGCTGCACCAAAGAGGAGGTGGATGCAATTCTCATACAGTGTGGGAGACTCAGCAGAAGCTCCTCAGGTACTGCTGTTGCTGCTTCTGGTGAACACAGAAGAAGGTACTCGGGTTCAAAGAGAAGTTACGATTTTGACCATTGTGATAATGACACCATTTCCAATGATGAGGACTCAAAGAAGGCAAATGCCAATGAAAGCAACAGTGATTTGTGTGAGGATGAGAGGCACCAACACCGGCTGCGGCACCGCCAGTCACCTAGTCCAAGGCCTTCTTCTTCtcaagaaaggagaagaagaacacCAAGCAGGGAAAGAGAGCAGCAACAACGTTCAAGCAGCCGAGAGAGGAGAGTTAGTAGATCTCCTGGAAGAAGGTCATCAGAGAACACACCGGCCACCACAAGAAACAATAGCAACACTAGTTCTAGGCCTGGGAAAATGGTTTCAGTGCCTGCTACTGTTTCATCACTAGTGATGGATAAGAGTAACAAcaatggtggtggtggagaaTCTGCAGCAACCACTGGCATCAAGAGGATAACAGTGAAGAGAAATGTTGGTGTTGCCTCACCGCGTTCTCAGTCTCCTGCAAGAGCAAATGGGAATGCAGCAAATGCTAATAAAGCATTCAACGAGAATCAGCAGCCGCCATCCCTTAGTCGCAGCTCTTCAAGGAAAGCAGAACAATCACCCTACAAAAGAAATCCATTGAGTGAGATTGAACCTAACTCCCTTGCTTTTCCACATTCAGCAGCCAACAATAACAGCAGCAGGGTTCAAAACAAACCCAAAAAGGAATTTGAAACAGAGGCTATTCAGGTACTATTAACtctatttttcatctttagAGATTCGATCTTTCACCTTTCATCTTTCGTCTTTCGTCTTTCGTCTTTCATGTTTAGAAATGGATTAAACTTATAGATGTGATTAATGTGAGTTATAAGTTTATCCTCACTGCAGAGAACAAATAGCAGCAGAACTGCAGTGGACAAAGGCATGACTGTAAATTGCAAGACAAACGACGGAGATATCAAAGTGCAATCTTCAATTACCGATAATGTTGTGGTGAAAACAATGGTACCACCAGGATTGGACAACCCAAAACCCCATACATTGACAAGAAGCAGATCTTCAAGGCGATCCCGGGACTTAGACCTCAACCCTGAAGCTCTATTGAATCCTCCGCAGTCCTACGCTTCACTGCTGCTTGAAGATATCCAGAACTTCCATCAGAAGAGCACTCAACCTGTTTCTCTTCCAGCTTGTGTCACCAAAGCTTGTTCTATCCTTGAAGCTGTTGCTGATCTCAACTCTAACACCAGCTTGAATCTCTATGGTGCAGAGGACAGGAGAAGTCCTCCAGCTTTTCAGTGTAGTAGGAATGACTACAATGTCCCATTGAGTGACAATGATTATGGGAAGAGGGAGCCAGATGCTGAGGACCCAGTTGTGGAATCTATGTTAGTAttcaatgatgatgatgggaTGGAATCAAGCTTGCATAAGTATGTGACAGTGAATAGGGGTGGTTCACTCGGTGGGGTGGACATGGAGGACCAAGAGTCTTCAGGAAGCAACAGCTTCACTGTCGGTAATGGTCAACAGCACTGGGGAATTTCTTCTTCATGGGAGCCCAGCTCTGTTGAATCAAGAGATTGCTGGACCTCAAGATTGAATTACTCGAGAGAGGAAGGTGGTGTGTCATCTGAAACAGGATGTGATGTGGATGGAGGCAGGAAGAAGTTCAACAGCAACGGGAGGGACTGTGATCATCAGCATGGGAGTGGGATAGGACGTGGCAGGCTTGGTGCCAATAAAGTACATCACACCGTACCTATTGTCACAGCACCTGCTCCCACATAGATTGTGTTGAATGAATTCCCCTTCATCTTGTATGTTAAAACACTCCATGAGTTTAAACATTCCTAATGTTTGTAGTTGCACACTTCGCAGCCAGATCTCATTTAACTAAGCTCaacatttttaacatgtttcaaATTGGAACcttatgctttttatttttacaatttggaACAGTATAACTATGAAGTGGGTTAGCCCCTTCTTCTTtgttcaaaactttatttctgTAGATGAAAAATTTTTCTTCTCACTGAGTATCCTTCACCCAAGTTCAATTGAAACCTCACATTTCCCAACTGTCATCGTCTTCGGTGGAGCTCGACAGGTATAAGGCGACAGTGTTATCAATGATCGAATGGTACAAGGTGGCGGTGATAACGACGATTGATTGGTAAAAGAGGTTAGCGCTTTCTTTCAACTACTTTTTGCGAAATTTGTCTTCTCTTTATCAATCAACATCACTGATTCTTTGTTTAACTGTTGTGGTTTTGATATATATACTTGAATTTCTTCATTTCTTAGAAGCAATTTAGTCACTTCTACGTAACCCTTCAGTATTTTTAGAAGGGATGAAGTTTATTTACattctaatattaatatttttaaaagggaTAAAGTTTGGCTAAAATGAGAGGAAAAGGACATTAGATTAGAGTGCAAGTCAGTGCTTTTGTTCAGTGTATTATATTTTCTACCAAGTTGCATAAATTGGGAACGACAGTCATACATATGTTgcatgaaattattattttttaatataatcacATTGAAACTGATTGAAATATTAAACTAAAGGGAGAGGGTGGCTTTTATACTCTCTTATTAATATAAGAGAGGAATAGGATGTCCTTGTTTcacttaaattttgatttcatttaaaatttgtaattttttcttgaatctaATTAGATATggctaatttttttaataagatttttgaaaacttgTGAGTCTCTGAAAAATTGTGGTTTAAGACACCTCTAATGCTACTTTCATGTCTAAGGAAAAATGGATTGGAATTCATGTCTGGATTGTTGGGTTGTCTTTTCCTTCTTGACTCTCTTATCATCTCATTTTTTGAGTTTAtcaatttttgtgtttagtgCATGAGCGATATATTTTGGCTGCCAAAACGGTTTTTACtgtatagttttaaaaaatcgTTATCTGATGTAGTGCTGTTGATGGTAATTATCACAGTTTGCACTATTAATTTCCTTGCGTCAAACCTGACTTGGCCATACTTTAATGCAGGATTtcataaagtttataaattgttttcctTCGTGATGATTAATGGAAGGACTTTAAGTGTATTAGCATACTTCCCTTCTGATTCAATGTTTCTGGCAGAGACTTATCTTTAAACGGTGCATCACCACTTCTTGGCATGATGAAATGGTTCCTCACTGTTTCTGCATAAGTCTCTTTTAACCATGCGATTAAGCATTATAAACTGTGATGTCCATGTGTTCTTGTATTTAAGTCATACTCCCATgcattaaaatcatatatttttattgtttttcatggCTAGACAACATATGGTTGAATATCGAGACTGATATGTTTGACTTGGCAATTGTCTCCTTGATTCAGTGTTAAACCAATTATTGGCGTAACAGGACATGTTTTCACATTGCATCTTTATTGTTTTCTCCCAAAAACAGCCTGTTTGGTGTTAATATATCAGGGTAGACCATACtgttttttaatatgattttctttGCTTGTTTGGTGCTAATTGCTCATAGTGAATGTTTTTTATATCATAGCCCTGCGGCACATTGTTTTGGCTATTGGTTTTTTCAGTAACTAGTTTATGTGTCATGATACCTAGTTTCTTCAGAAATCAACTCAATATATTTGAGGTTTATGTGTCTTTATGTGTTTTTAggcaaatgaaaatgttatagGATGATGGTTATAGCAATGGATTCATACTACAAGAGGCACTGGTTTAGAGGATTTAAGCTGGACTAaaagcataaattaaaatatttttcagtaCAAATtggaatattttgttttatttggtatactattaacaatgtgttttattttagttatattatgGATTCccaatttattataattttatgtttttggatttatattggtttattattatatttttttcatcttaaaaaGAAAGGTCCATTTATTTATAGGGCTTTAGAGATATTTAATCTGATgagtttttataatataattttttttgttttataggtTTTTTGGTCTCAACCTACATGGATTATGACCAAATCTTAGGAGATGAACTAATTTGACAGGTCTATATGCTGCTAATGCTTAATcaaattataactaaataattCTTAATCTATTTAGTTTATGCATTAGTTGTGGAGGACTAATTATAAGACGGCGTATTCTTAACTAATGATTAATAACTGAAATTATGAAACAACATAAACTTGCATTAATTATATGACACAACTACACTAATTAAAATCAACAGCGACAAATAGGTTAACTTTTAGACTAAAATGCAGAAAAGCTATATACCAACCAAAGTCAATTGAAAAACACTGTTGACCAGTCTCCCCAAATAAATTTTGTtcgttaatttatttaaaatgtaacgCTTTTGTTCCCATTTTCGTTTGGAAATTGTAACAACGAATCATTGTCGGACCATAGGATCCGAGTTACTATAAATGGAACAAAatgtatgattgattgattttatgtaatatttacaCCTGTCAAAATAACTCATCTTATAGGATTTGGTCCTAACTAATGTATCCTGAGCcgaaaaagtattttattagaaaagtccataaaactaaatattcacAAAGTTTTATGAATCACAcaaatgtgaaaataattagatataagttcaaaagcataaaattataataaattgataatctataatataaatataaaataaaagacattgttaatagtatattaaataaaataaaatattccaaTTTCTACTTTCAATCCAATCATGGAGAAAAATACTTCAATTTATGCTTTCAATCCAGCTTTAAATCCTTTCAATGAGTGCCTCTTGTGAATGAATCCGTTGCTATAAACATCAtccaataacattttcaattgcctaaaaaaaacataaggacACATAAACCTCAAATATATTGTCATTCTTAAGTTGATTTTTGAAGAAACCAGATATAATGACATAAACTAGTTACTAGAAAAAACCAATAGCCAAAACAATGTATAACAGGCTatcatgatataaaaaaaattcaccatGAGCAATTAGCACCGAACATGCAAAGGAAATCAGATTGAGAGTAGTATTATCTATCCTAATATATTAACACCAAACAGACTGTTTTGGGAGAACAAATAAAGATGCAATGTGAAAACTTGTCCCGTTACACCAATTGGTTTAACACTGAATCAAGGAAACATTTTCCAAGTCAAACATATCAGTCTCAATATTTAACCCTCTGTTGTCTAGccatgaaaaacaataaaatatatatatatatatatatatatatatatatatatatatatgattttaatgcATGGGGAAGACATGGATATCAAAGTTCGTAATGCTTAATCGCATGGTTAAAAGAGAGTTATGTAGAAATAGGGAGAAACCATTTCATCATGTCTAAGTAAGTGGTGATGCACCCGTTTAAAGAGAAGTCTCTGTCGGAAACATTGAAACAGAGGGGAAGTATGCTACTATACTTAAAGTCCTTCCATGAATCATcatgaagaaaaacaatttataatctTAATAAAACTATGAATTTACTGCATTAAAGTATGGCCAAGTCAGGTTTGACGCAAGGAAAATTAACAGTGCAAATCGTGATAATTACCATCACACTACATATCAGAcaacaattttaaaactatacAGTAAAAACCATTTTGGCAGCCAAAACATACCGCTCATGCACTAAACACAGAAATTGATAAACTCAAAAAATGATACGATACGAGAGTCGAGAAGAAAAAGGCAACCCAGAAGAATATTTCATCTACTGAGATAAAGTTTTGAACAAAGAAGAATGGGGCTAATGCAGCCCTAACCTGTCCCAACTCACTTCATGAGGGCTTTGGAGGCCAAGGGCTTTGAAAAAGCCTCTTGTTATGTGGGTCACAAAAATGGAGCTTAGCTCCAAAAGGAGGCTAGGGTTGGTCCTGAGgctgaaaattaaaatgacacCTCTAGCAGCATGGAGCTCCTTAATTGCTGGTACtgaaatcaaaatatttctttcataacAGATTCGCTGCATAACAAACTTGTCatatcaatatatttctttcatataCATCAACCTTGTCATATACTGGTCATAATAATATGTACATTCTGTTGAGTCATAACATAACATCTTATACAAGAAAAGAACCTTTACGGAAACAATTTATTCCGATATAAGGTTTGTGCCCTGCCGAGGTAACTTCCAAGTTTTTGGTATATGTTGCCTTAGCTTAGGAAGAGGCTTGAGCCTAATTTAACAACATAACAAAATTGTATTTACTCTACAAACCATGTTTACAAAGGCTGAAAGTCGTTTATCACCAAATTTCTCCTCTTCTGTCCAAACTTGTTTCTGTCGTTCCCAGTTTCAGTTCTTAATAAACATCTAATTCTCCGAGCAATTTTTTACCGTTGGATTAGGTTGAAAGAACCAGGTAAAAATGGTGATTCATTCAGCAGTGTTTCTGAAGTTAACCATGTATATTCCAGCCACAGTGATCAAGGCCCCAATTAGTTGTACAGGAGAGAAGGTCTCGCCAAGATAGAGAAACCTGAAATACCAAAGAAAAATGTGAGTCATACACAAAGGTCCtgggaaagaaaattaaaccttcaaaatgaaagaaaacactAATTGCTGCACAAAATTCCggtaacaaaaaagaaagaggaacTTCAAGATATTATGTAAGAATGTCACTGAATTTCCAAAACATTAAATGTAGAAGGTCACTTTTTCCTCCTTAATGTCATTCCTAGTAAAAATACGAAAATAGTTGAAAATCCTGTGACTCTTTCCCATTGTAAGGCAACCTTACCCAAAAATTGAAGCAAACATTGGAGTTAAAAACGTGAGTGAACTGAGCTTGGTCAAGCTGCCTGCAGTGCATCACAAATGCAATATCAATATGGTGGTCTATTTCTACGAGATCAatatagattttgaaaaacaaaagaattttcaaagCAGTATGCATACCAGTTATAGCTAAAGATGCATCAATAACAGTGATTACAATATTGAAGAATAAATTAACCATTTCGGATTTTACATGGAAGCTGGAATTCTCAGTGACCATAAAAGGAAATtcattgatgaagagaagaaaatattgCGGGAGACATACAGACCTTTAGTTGCACTGTAAAAGAAGACGCCATAGCTCACAGCACTTCCAAAAACAGATGTATAGAGGAGTGCCAATATGTCAGTTGAACTGTACTCTTTGAGACTCCCACTCACCGCAGGGTCAGCGTTAAGAACTGAGAATAGCAGAAGTGGGAGACCACCAATAATCATATGCTGCAACATAAAAGAGTAAAGTTTTGATCTATAAGCTTCTAACCTAGCATCATGTCGTATAGCTTCCTCCATTTTGCTTGTGTTCCTATTTTTTTCTTAGACGACagttttttatgaaataatcaAATAAGATATGAATTTAGGAACACAGTACACTCCATTTCACTAGTATCACATACAAACTAActattaaaacatataatatttctaGATACATCTGCAGAAATTGCTGCAACTATAATAGTGAACCGTAAAGTAGAAGCATATCCAAATTTTATAGTTTAGCAAACTTGCAATGTCTGGTTTTCAAACTGATAGTGCAAAAGGCAATATGacattttaaaacaaacatGATAATTATTCAGGTGTCATGGGTATTTAACAATGGTAATCAACATAAAGATATAGTCCAAAGGTATTTGAAGCGCACCCATCCAGTTGCCATGACAGAATCAGAGTACTTGGAGACCCACCGGACCATGACTGTGCCAACTGCCATACTCTGAGCTGCAAGAAGCATCCACCACTCACCACTTCCCCACAATGAGAAGTTGTTTTCATCAAATGATAGGGCGGGTAGCTGCAAAAATATCATCAGTGCTTGCAGAAATTGTATATTTCCTggtaataaaaagtaaataggCAATTGCATAAAAAATTTGGATGATGGTAACTGCAAAACGTATTCTTAACATCGTGCTAAATCAAATATACAAGAATTCAACTGTTAATTTTGTGTTGTGCTTTAAAGGGTACGATAATTACTGATGTCTGCTTATAACTAATAGCGGAATCGAATTTACCTCGAGTAGTACGAGTCCAATGACACCAAGTACAAGCCCAGCAGCTCCTACAACTCCAATTGACTCCCCAAATAATAAAGCCGCAAGTACAGCAACTGTCAAAGGCTGTGAATCAATTATAACCTGCAATATATCCACCCACGGTAGATAATCAAAGCATGCAAAAACAATGGCTGTCGCTCCAAAAACAATCAGAATTGGAAAGTAGaatttgaatcaatataaaattcactctaatcaaataataatataacttatataGAATGCAGTTACTATGGACAAAGTAAATTACATGAATTGTCACGAATGATCtcaaaattattaactttttataataattatttataagaaatatatttaaagtgaGTTCTAATTGATTGAGAGAACTAAACTTTATACTGACAGCTTATCTCAAAACTAATCTCACACTCACTTCACTAgttaaaaatatctatattgTTTTAAACCCACCAGAAATTAGCAAtagtaaaaaaagttatattgcTGACACGACAGTTAATTAcgtggtttaactttttaaaataattattataaaaattaacaaacttaTCCTGcataactattatatataataacaaagtTAGCAAACCTTCACATTGTTAGATTATTATGGTTATGATATTTTTCTAGTATAGTATTTTATAAAGGAAGcattatatgaaaaatgtattaataaGATTTAAGAAAATCTTCCCAATAAGTATTATaacaaaaaacttaaataagttTGTTCATAAACTATTACTAGTTTTAACATAGATTAACATTCACTATTTAAAGAAGCTAGgatacaataaattttaaatctaactcatacataaacaaaatttcgcttatagataaattatatttgtccACTGCAGACTTAGTTTGAATGCATAATAATGGTaaaattgatgaagaaattAAGTTGCAACATACGCTTCCTAAACCAGCTGAAGTCCTCTGCAACCCTTCTGCGAGAAAACCCTGTCACAATCAataaatcaaacgtcaacctaTAAGCATTGTATTGTATTCAGGCGaaaagaagacgaagaagaaccTGAAAGCAAGTGGCATCAACGAGGGCGAAAAGTGTGATGGAAAGCCAAGCATTGAAGCTAGAAGGAACAGACTTTCCTCTCGAAGCCGCGAAACCTACGAGAAGAAACCCCGCCGGAATGAGGCGAAAAGCGGAGACGAAGAACGGTCCATATTTGGGAAGCACCTCTTTCATGGCCACCATGGCCGTGCCCCAGAAGAAGAATGGTGAAACCAACACCGTCCATTCCCACAGCGCTTCTGCGAGACAGGGCATCGACGATGAAGATGAAAGTGTTTCCAATTCTGTTTTTTCTGTGTTCACGAGGCACTCCACGTCTTGTCCGGTTCCCACGCAATCCACCTCGTCCGGAGGCGGCGCCGGAGAATCCGGCAAGGCGGTTTTGTTGGAGCATGGAACCCTAAATCGGAGAGAAGGTGGAGCGGCGGTGGAACGACGACAGGAAGAAGCGGGGAATGTGAGGGTTTGGATGCGAAACTGGGAAGTGATGGAGTAACGGCGAGCGGTGGTGGGTACAGAGAGGGTGGCGGAGGGGGAGGAGCACCACCACGACGCCATGGTTGGAGTGAGTGGGGCCCTGTGGTGATGTGTTACGCTTAGTATCAGAAACAGTAACTGAAAATTTGTGGTGCATGCAAGtgtaatgataaataaaatttaaataatgcaccttattttattttcaaaaagatattttaaacataatttttacattttgaaacACTACTGTTCACCTTAGTATTCATGGGACTGATGAAGTTGAAGTTAGAAATGAGAATGTTTATTCTACCTGCACCCTCATAATTTTTCAGCGACCACCATAACTTTTGAAATGACTATTTTACCTTGTAAAAAAAGCTTTCGAATAATTTGTTTCAGAAATTTTctgaaataagtttttcaaaacataatttctAGTATAGAAATTCTGAAAAGGGTCTGGAATAGGATTTCTAAATAAGTTTTTTGAAACCCATGAAATGTGTTCTGGAGAGTTTTTTTAGCAAcgtcttttcttcctctttttcttctatgtgttctctcttctttctttgcaGTGGTAGTGACACTGATGGTATGGTGTAATGAGAGAGAATATTTTAGTCTTTTCCATCAATGTGAAGATACAATTAGTAAAAATGATGGGTGCATGAAGCAACAGCCCAAAAAGATGAATCCAACAaagttttctgatttttttcttcctgcaaTCGGAATTCACACTATAagtaaaaagactaaaataccCTATCTCGCCTTTTGTCATTCACCctggtatttttgtaaattatattaatttaataattagttcgtgtaattttaaaaaacaataattgatctaaatattttaatgtaatgattattaaaatttaaatgaattaaagttataggaattattttagaattattaaaattaatttttctcttcacaTCTTGAAAAGgacattttggtattttattaaagttggtaaaatatcataaaataggAACATGTTTTAGTTCCATTAATACCTTAAGTTTCTGTAAAGAGAGAGAAACATTGATTTTGACAGAAGGAGACatctttgataatttttatatcattaagAAAGCATATAAGAGAAGtaagagaaggaaaaataattgattGAGAAAACTATATAATGGATCCATGTAAGGTTTTTCTATTATGTATGTGAGAATAGTGAGAGTCATGAAATTCAACATCCTATATGTTTTCATTCAATTGAATTGCAATTGGGATATGAatgatatttttctcaattataaaatccctaatttttTGGAATTATAAAGTTTagggattttaaaattttcaaatgtttcgtaaaatttattgattgttttggcatgaatgaaaattgaatttcCTATTATGTGAATTTGAAAAAGGAAgtaggattttttatttttttttgtggcAGTTAGATGAAATCATGTTGTGGATCCCTTAAATGTCAAAGctaattgaattgaaaaaagaaGCCAATTGGAAAAGTAGTAAAGCAACTTTATTactctaatattaattaatagcACATAAGGATATAAGGATGTGTTGTTGTGACTGTGTATTgaattaaagttttcaaaattaaaactatgtACAATTACATGTTTTAGCATAGACAATTCCCATTCTTATTAAGTATTTTCTCCTTATGGGTCTAGAGAACCAATTTCATCATTGAATTATCTATGCTAAACATAGTTTTAATTcagaaaaatttaattcaatgcAAAATGACAATAACACATCCTTGTAACCTTATATggtattaattaatattattttaaactatgcACAATTGTTTGCTTTAGCATGGACAATTCACATTCTTATTAAATACTTTCTCATTGTGGGTCTAGAAAACCAATTTTAACATTGAATGAGAATTGTCTAtgctaaaaatagttttaattcaaaaaactttaattcaatGCACAGTGACAATAACACATCCTTATAATCTTATATgctattaattaatattatttaaaaatatgcaCAATTGTTTACTTTAGCATAAACAATTCTCATTCTTGTTAAGTACTTTCTGATTGTGGATCTAAAAAAccaatttcatcatttaatgGGAATTTTCTGTgctaaatatagttttaattaagaaaactttAATTCGATGCACAATGACAATTAGACATCCTTATATgctattaattaatattatttagaataTGGGCCCAATAGTAAAGTTGCTTTCCTACTTTTCCaattggtttctttttttttacttcaattaTTGACATTTACAGGATCAACTGCATGATTTCATGTAACTAAgacaaccaaaaataaaatcctatttgcagcttctttttttcaaattcacatAATAGGGaattcaattttcattcatgccaataaaaaacaattaataacatGATGTggtaaaaactaaaacaatcaataaattttatcaaaacatctgaaaaatttaaaatctcaaaATGTTATAATTCCAAAAAGTTAGGGTTTCtataattgagaaaaatatcatTCGTGGAGAATCATAAAATCCAAAACTTGACTCTAATACTAAAAGGGTGACAGTCATGGAGAATTACTCAAAAACACCATTAATGGAGAATCACTCAAAAGGATGTCATAGACTACAAAGAGA
Above is a genomic segment from Vigna radiata var. radiata cultivar VC1973A chromosome 10, Vradiata_ver6, whole genome shotgun sequence containing:
- the LOC106774498 gene encoding WAT1-related protein At3g02690, chloroplastic, whose translation is MASWWCSSPSATLSVPTTARRYSITSQFRIQTLTFPASSCRRSTAAPPSLRFRVPCSNKTALPDSPAPPPDEVDCVGTGQDVECLVNTEKTELETLSSSSSMPCLAEALWEWTVLVSPFFFWGTAMVAMKEVLPKYGPFFVSAFRLIPAGFLLVGFAASRGKSVPSSFNAWLSITLFALVDATCFQGFLAEGLQRTSAGLGSVIIDSQPLTVAVLAALLFGESIGVVGAAGLVLGVIGLVLLELPALSFDENNFSLWGSGEWWMLLAAQSMAVGTVMVRWVSKYSDSVMATGWHMIIGGLPLLLFSVLNADPAVSGSLKEYSSTDILALLYTSVFGSAVSYGVFFYSATKGSLTKLSSLTFLTPMFASIFGFLYLGETFSPVQLIGALITVAGIYMVNFRNTAE
- the LOC106774558 gene encoding uncharacterized protein At1g65710; the encoded protein is MGACLSKKKGSSTSTSSPLAAAKSASAISELTNPSSVVGVNVSKPKLETDTEVKLKKDNPKKVEEKHEAVAEVEGHVKKEIFIIKHRKSHDDRERNSKSPPCTTQQNVTTESMGDITAQPAATNIGVVGVRTSSCTKEEVDAILIQCGRLSRSSSGTAVAASGEHRRRYSGSKRSYDFDHCDNDTISNDEDSKKANANESNSDLCEDERHQHRLRHRQSPSPRPSSSQERRRRTPSREREQQQRSSSRERRVSRSPGRRSSENTPATTRNNSNTSSRPGKMVSVPATVSSLVMDKSNNNGGGGESAATTGIKRITVKRNVGVASPRSQSPARANGNAANANKAFNENQQPPSLSRSSSRKAEQSPYKRNPLSEIEPNSLAFPHSAANNNSSRVQNKPKKEFETEAIQRTNSSRTAVDKGMTVNCKTNDGDIKVQSSITDNVVVKTMVPPGLDNPKPHTLTRSRSSRRSRDLDLNPEALLNPPQSYASLLLEDIQNFHQKSTQPVSLPACVTKACSILEAVADLNSNTSLNLYGAEDRRSPPAFQCSRNDYNVPLSDNDYGKREPDAEDPVVESMLVFNDDDGMESSLHKYVTVNRGGSLGGVDMEDQESSGSNSFTVGNGQQHWGISSSWEPSSVESRDCWTSRLNYSREEGGVSSETGCDVDGGRKKFNSNGRDCDHQHGSGIGRGRLGANKVHHTVPIVTAPAPT